In a genomic window of Phyllostomus discolor isolate MPI-MPIP mPhyDis1 chromosome 5, mPhyDis1.pri.v3, whole genome shotgun sequence:
- the LOC114497548 gene encoding phospholysine phosphohistidine inorganic pyrophosphate phosphatase isoform X2, giving the protein MAAWGERLAGVRGVLLDISGVLYDSGEGGGKVIAGSVEAVARLKRSGLKVRFCTNESQKSRRLLVGELRHLGFDVSESEVTAPPPATCRILKERGLRPHLLVHDDVRSEFDEIDTSNPNCVVIADAGEGFSYQNMNEAFQVLMGLENPVLMSLGMGRYYKVTSGLMLDVGGYTKALEYACGIQAEVVGKPSPEFFKSALWEMGVEARQVY; this is encoded by the exons ATGGCTGCGTGGGGCGAGCGGCTGGCTGGCGTCCGCGGGGTGCTGCTCGACATCTCGGGCGTCCTGTACGACAGCGGCGAGGGCGGCGGCAAGGTGATCGCCGGCTCCGTGGAGGCGGTGGCGAG ACTGAAGCGGTCGGGGCTGAAGGTGAGGTTCTGCACCAACGAGTCTCAGAAGTCCCGCCGACTCCTGGTGGGGGAGCTTCGCCACCTGGGCTTCGACGTCTCCGAGAGTGAGGtgaccgccccgcccccagccacctGTCGCATCCTGAAGGAGCGAGGCCTCCGGCCACACCTGCTTGTCCACGACG acGTCCGCTCAGAATTCGATGAGATCGACACGTCCAACCCCAACTGTGTGGTCATCGCAGATGCGGGAGAGGGTTTTTCTTACCAGAACATGAATGAGGCCTTCCAGGTGCTCATGGGGCTGGAAAACCCCGTGCTCATGTCGCTGGGGATGGG ACGCTACTACAAGGTCACCTCCGGCCTGATGCTGGACGTTGGCGGCTACACGAAGGCACTCGAG taCGCCTGTGGGATCCAAGCTGAGGTGGTGGGGAAGCCGTCTCCCGAGTTTTTCAAGTCTGCcctgtgggagatgggggtggaggCCCGCCAG gtttattga